In Phragmites australis chromosome 17, lpPhrAust1.1, whole genome shotgun sequence, the following are encoded in one genomic region:
- the LOC133897188 gene encoding ETHYLENE INSENSITIVE 3-like 3 protein, with the protein MEQLAMLATELGDSSDFEIDGIHNLTENDVSDEEIEPEELARRIWKDRVRLRRIKERQQRLALQQAELEKSRPKQISDQALRKKMSRAQDGILKYMLKLMEVCNARGFVYGIIPNKGKPVSGASDNIRAWWKEKVKFDKNGPAAIAKYESENLVAADAQSGGIKNQHSLMDLQDATLGSLLSSLMQHCSPPQRKYPLEKGTPPPWWPSGNEEWWIPLGLPSGQIPPYKKPHDLKKVWKVGVLTSVIKHMSPSFDKIRNHVRKSKCLQDKMTAKESLIWLGVLQREERLVHRTDNGVSEITHHSVPEDRNGDTHSSSNEYDVDGFEDAPLSASSKDDEQDLSPVAQPAEEHAPKRGRERAYNKRPNQIVPNKVGTKEPPKRKRARHSSTVIEPEAQIVDDAPENSRNLIPDMNRPDQVEIPGMANQIASLNHGGNTSEAFQHRGDAQVQVHLPGAEVNNFDSAQAANATPVSIYMGGQPLPYQNSDSAWSRSGNTFPVDADSGLNNLPSGYQTLPPKQSLPLSMMDHHVVPMGIRAPADNSPYGDHIIGGGNSTSVPGDMQQLIDYPFYGEQDKFVGSSFEGLPLDYISISSPIPDIDDLLLHDDDLMEYLGT; encoded by the coding sequence ATGGAGCAACTCGCAATGCTTGCGACGGAGTTGGGTGACTCGTCAGACTTTGAGATCGATGGCATCCACAACCTCACTGAGAACGATGTCAGCGATGAGGAGATCGAGCCTGAAGAGCTGGCACGGCGAATCTGGAAGGACAGGGTCAGGCTCAGGAGGATCAAGGAGCGGCAGCAGAGGCTTGCGCTGCAGCAGGCTGAGCTGGAGAAGTCGAGGCCGAAGCAGATATCTGATCAGGCCCTGCGCAAGAAGATGTCGAGGGCGCAGGATGGGATTCTTAAGTACATGCTCAAGCTGATGGAGGTGTGCAATGCACGTGGGTTTGTGTACGGGATCATCCCTAATAAAGGGAAGCCTGTCAGTGGCGCGTCTGATAATATCAGAGCTTGGTGGAAGGAGAAGGTGAAGTTTGATAAGAATGGTCCGGCAGCAATTGCCAAATATGAGTCTGAGAACTTGGTGGCTGCTGATGCCCAGAGCGGTGGAATTAAGAACCAGCACAGCTTGATGGATCTCCAAGATGCCACCCTGGGTTCTCTGCTTTCATCATTGATGCAGCACTGCAGCCCGCCACAGCGCAAGTACCCATTGGAGAAGGGCACTCCACCCCCATGGTGGCCTTCAGGGAATGAGGAATGGTGGATTCCCTTGGGCCTTCCCAGTGGTCAAATCCCTCCTTATAAAAAACCACATGATCTTAAGAAGGTTTGGAAGGTTGGTGTACTTACCAGCGTGATCAAGCACATGTCCCCCAGCTTTGATAAGATCAGAAATCATGTACGGAAATCGAAATGCTTGCAGGATAAAATGACTGCAAAAGAGAGCCTGATTTGGCTAGGAGTTCTGCAGAGAGAAGAAAGGCTTGTTCACAGAACTGATAATGGTGTATCGGAGATTACTCACCACAGTGTGCCAGAAGACAGAAATGGTGACACACACAGCAGCAGTAATGAGTATGATGTTGATGGTTTTGAGGATGCTCCTCTTTCTGCATCATCTAAAGATGATGAACAAGATCTGTCTCCTGTTGCACAGCCCGCTGAGGAGCATGCCCCAaaaagaggaagggaaagggcTTACAATAAACGCCCTAATCAAATTGTTCCTAACAAGGTAGGAACAAAAGAACcaccaaagagaaaaagagCACGTCACAGCTCCACTGTTATTGAGCCTGAGGCACAAATAGTTGATGACGCCCCAGAAAACTCAAGAAATTTGATTCCTGATATGAACCGACCGGATCAAGTAGAAATCCCAGGCATGGCTAACCAGATTGCCAGCTTGAACCATGGGGGCAATACAAGCGAAGCTTTTCAGCACAGAGGAGATGCTCAAGTACAGGTACATCTTCCTGGTGCTGAGGTTAATAACTTCGACAGTGCCCAAGCTGCAAATGCTACTCCTGTAAGCATATACATGGGAGGACAGCCTTTACCTTACCAAAATAGTGACAGTGCCTGGTCAAGATCCGGAAATACTTTTCCGGTTGATGCTGATTCTGGTTTGAATAATTTGCCCAGCGGTTATCAGACTTTACCTCCGAAACAGTCACTACCACTATCTATGATGGATCATCATGTGGTTCCCATGGGTATCAGGGCACCTGCTGATAATAGTCCCTATGGTGATCATATAATAGGTGGTGGAAATTCAACTTCTGTTCCTGGAGACATGCAGCAGCTAATAGATTATCCTTTCTATGGTGAACAAGATAAGTTTGTTGGCAGTTCCTTTGAGGGATTGCCTTTAGACTATATCAGTATCAGTAGTCCGATCCCAGATATTGATGATTTGTTGCTGCACGATGATGATTTAATGGAATACTTGGGGACATAA
- the LOC133896719 gene encoding beta-glucosidase 29-like, which produces MKPFVTIFHWDTPQALETKYGGFLSENIMYVSKHLQFVNHAIRNGVNVKGYFTWTFMDCSEWGDGYLDHFGLIYIDRLNGLKRYRKQSTYWIERFLKR; this is translated from the coding sequence ATGAAGCCATTTGTCACAATCTTCCACTGGGACACGCCCCAGGCCCTGGAAACCAAGTACGGGGGCTTCCTCAGTGAAAACATCATGTATGTATCCAAGCACCTGCAGTTCGTCAACCACGCCATCAGGAACGGCGTGAACGTGAAGGGGTACTTCACCTGGACGTTCATGGACTGCTCTGAGTGGGGGGACGGCTACCTGGATCACTTCGGCCTCATCTACATCGACCGCCTCAACGGCCTCAAGCGCTACCGCAAGCAGTCCACCTACTGGATCGAGAGGTTCCTCAAGAGATAG